A region from the Wansuia hejianensis genome encodes:
- a CDS encoding aldo/keto reductase, giving the protein MSEIPSITLNNGYELPQIGLGVYKTSGDTQMKQAVTAAIAAGYRLFDTASAYKNEEYMGSALSSCGIPRNELFITTKVWNNAQRLGDVARAFERSLDRLKLDYVDLYLIHWPVPGCYPSTWKELERIHESGRARSIGVSNFEIPHLEQLFQISGVIPAVNQIECHPLWNREPLIQYCRSRGIAVQAYAPLARGAYADREMLAVIGAKYGKTPTQIGLRWLVQQGLSIIPKSVHPERIQSNIDILDFELTDTEMKTIATMDEQLRTAGIPEDLAGIDWSK; this is encoded by the coding sequence ATGTCAGAAATACCTTCCATTACCTTGAACAACGGATATGAGTTGCCCCAGATCGGGCTTGGCGTATATAAAACATCCGGCGACACACAGATGAAACAGGCAGTAACAGCTGCTATCGCCGCCGGTTACCGTCTTTTTGACACGGCATCCGCATATAAGAACGAAGAATACATGGGCAGCGCGCTCTCTTCCTGCGGAATCCCGCGGAATGAGCTGTTCATCACCACAAAGGTCTGGAATAACGCCCAGCGGCTCGGAGACGTAGCCCGCGCCTTTGAGCGGAGCCTGGACCGCTTGAAGCTGGATTATGTGGATCTGTATCTGATCCACTGGCCCGTACCGGGCTGTTATCCCTCAACCTGGAAGGAACTGGAACGCATCCACGAATCCGGAAGGGCCCGTTCCATAGGTGTGAGCAATTTTGAAATCCCTCACCTGGAACAGCTCTTCCAGATTTCCGGAGTAATTCCCGCTGTCAACCAGATCGAATGTCATCCCCTCTGGAACAGGGAACCGCTGATCCAATACTGCCGTTCCCGCGGCATTGCAGTCCAGGCTTATGCCCCTCTGGCGAGGGGGGCTTACGCTGACCGCGAGATGCTGGCTGTCATCGGCGCCAAATACGGAAAGACCCCGACACAGATCGGACTCCGCTGGCTGGTACAGCAGGGACTTTCTATTATTCCAAAATCTGTTCATCCGGAACGGATTCAAAGCAATATTGATATACTGGATTTTGAACTGACCGATACCGAGATGAAGACGATCGCCACAATGGACGAACAGTTAAGAACAGCCGGCATACCAGAGGATCTGGCCGGCATAGACTGGAGCAAGTAA
- a CDS encoding cobalt transporter, giving the protein MHLLKDENGNPIPHGGHDHEHCHEHAHEHSHDGGCAHASECGGSCNTEEKCKNETVALLTYMQQHNEQHAAELDQMADNLEKMGMSDAAKQIKDGVSDFQKGNMRLSLALTLVKEHLKEA; this is encoded by the coding sequence ATGCATTTATTAAAAGATGAAAATGGTAATCCGATCCCGCATGGCGGCCATGATCATGAGCATTGCCACGAACATGCGCATGAGCACAGCCATGACGGCGGCTGCGCCCACGCCTCCGAGTGCGGAGGGTCCTGCAATACAGAAGAAAAATGCAAAAATGAGACCGTTGCCCTGCTGACTTACATGCAGCAGCACAACGAGCAGCATGCCGCCGAGCTGGATCAGATGGCTGATAACCTGGAGAAGATGGGAATGTCCGATGCGGCGAAGCAGATCAAAGACGGCGTGTCCGATTTCCAGAAGGGGAACATGCGGCTGAGTCTGGCGTTGACACTGGTGAAAGAGCATTTGAAGGAGGCGTAA
- a CDS encoding CooT family nickel-binding protein, whose amino-acid sequence MCLATVYKESDNTVICRNVSRIDVDGDSVIIRDIMGEETRVQGKILMVDLANSIVKLVCE is encoded by the coding sequence ATGTGCCTGGCAACTGTTTATAAAGAAAGCGATAACACTGTAATCTGCAGGAACGTATCCCGTATCGATGTTGACGGAGACAGCGTTATCATCCGTGATATTATGGGAGAAGAAACCAGGGTTCAGGGAAAGATCCTGATGGTGGACCTGGCAAACAGCATTGTAAAGCTGGTTTGTGAATAA
- a CDS encoding methylenetetrahydrofolate reductase yields MKRLTEIMYERTALSFEVFPPKTDKGMAKLPDTLDHLYKFNPDYISCTYGAGGSNVGKNMDVCKLILNAENETVPVTHFTCIGHTRETVKEQLQNYLDNGIDHMLALRGDLPYGWTGTNGDFAYATDLVAYVRKEFGDKFEIAVAGSPEGHIECRSLEADIAHLKQDEGADYIMTQLTFDMEQFKYWLDAIRMAGITMPVDVGVMPVVGKDAVINMCLSRNGCAIPRELAEVISHHWFDKDPDGNDLPEVKAAFREEGIEYTVDQLHEYMSLGVEGIHLYALNKWEDVTEILNRAGIRTVV; encoded by the coding sequence GTGAAGAGATTAACAGAAATCATGTACGAAAGGACGGCACTCTCCTTTGAAGTCTTCCCACCAAAGACAGACAAGGGAATGGCGAAGCTTCCAGATACTCTGGATCATCTGTATAAGTTTAATCCGGATTATATTTCCTGTACATATGGAGCAGGCGGAAGTAACGTGGGCAAGAATATGGATGTCTGCAAGCTGATCCTGAATGCGGAGAACGAGACCGTTCCAGTCACACATTTTACCTGCATCGGACATACCAGGGAGACGGTGAAAGAGCAGCTCCAGAATTATCTGGACAATGGGATTGACCATATGCTTGCACTGAGGGGTGACCTTCCCTATGGCTGGACAGGCACCAACGGGGATTTTGCTTATGCCACAGATCTGGTTGCCTATGTCAGGAAAGAATTTGGCGATAAGTTTGAAATCGCCGTTGCAGGTTCTCCGGAGGGACATATCGAATGCCGCAGCCTGGAAGCTGATATTGCACATTTGAAGCAGGATGAGGGTGCCGATTACATCATGACACAGCTGACGTTCGATATGGAGCAGTTCAAATACTGGCTGGATGCAATCCGTATGGCCGGTATTACCATGCCGGTAGACGTGGGCGTGATGCCGGTTGTAGGAAAAGACGCAGTGATTAATATGTGCCTTTCCAGGAACGGCTGTGCAATTCCGAGAGAGCTTGCCGAAGTGATCTCTCATCACTGGTTTGACAAAGATCCGGACGGAAATGACCTTCCGGAGGTAAAAGCGGCGTTCCGTGAAGAAGGGATTGAATACACTGTGGATCAGCTTCACGAATACATGTCCCTGGGCGTTGAAGGCATACATCTGTATGCGCTGAATAAATGGGAAGATGTTACGGAGATACTGAACAGGGCAGGAATCCGTACGGTTGTTTAA
- a CDS encoding ATP-binding protein yields MAHVIAVAGKGGVGKTTLTGLLIQYLCESGKGPILAVDADANSNLNEVLGVEVESTLGDVREEIAHAEMSANNPIPPGMSKADYAEFKFGNALVEEDQFDLLVMGRTQGKGCYCFVNGLLQAELQKLQNSYPYIVVDNEAGMEHISRGILPGMDTAILVSDCSRRGVQAAGRIAELIKECEMHPKNVGLIINRAPGGKLNEGTMEEIEKEGLNLVGVVPHDDMVYQYDCDGKPTVQLPADSPVRAALKGIVEKLGLN; encoded by the coding sequence ATGGCGCACGTAATAGCTGTCGCTGGCAAGGGCGGCGTAGGAAAGACTACCTTAACCGGACTTTTGATTCAATATTTGTGTGAGAGTGGTAAGGGTCCGATACTTGCAGTAGATGCGGATGCGAATTCAAATTTAAACGAGGTGCTTGGCGTAGAGGTCGAAAGCACACTGGGTGATGTCCGTGAGGAAATCGCCCATGCGGAGATGTCAGCTAATAATCCGATTCCTCCGGGAATGAGCAAGGCGGATTATGCTGAGTTTAAGTTTGGCAATGCATTAGTAGAAGAGGATCAGTTTGATCTGCTGGTTATGGGAAGAACTCAGGGCAAAGGCTGTTACTGCTTTGTTAACGGGCTTCTGCAGGCGGAACTTCAGAAACTTCAGAACAGTTACCCGTACATTGTGGTGGACAATGAAGCCGGGATGGAACATATCAGCAGGGGAATCCTGCCGGGTATGGATACAGCCATACTGGTGAGTGACTGCTCCAGAAGAGGCGTTCAGGCGGCCGGCCGGATTGCGGAACTGATCAAGGAGTGCGAGATGCATCCGAAAAATGTGGGTTTGATTATAAACCGTGCGCCGGGTGGGAAGTTAAATGAAGGTACCATGGAAGAGATTGAAAAAGAGGGCCTGAATCTTGTGGGAGTTGTCCCGCATGATGATATGGTCTATCAGTATGACTGCGACGGGAAGCCGACAGTGCAGCTGCCGGCGGATTCGCCGGTGAGAGCAGCGCTGAAGGGAATTGTAGAAAAGTTAGGCTTGAACTGA
- the cooS gene encoding anaerobic carbon-monoxide dehydrogenase catalytic subunit, which yields MSEFKLTTVEEMEAATERLLETGAKVGADAWQFRVKNQTPHCKFGEQGICCRICSMGPCRITPKAPRGICGCDAHGIVARNYLKFTAGGSATHSDHGREICHTLYCTSPDGNYKVKDPDKLIRIAKEWGVETEGKDIYDLAHEMAVLGLEEYGKVFGTQRFLKRAPEHTQEIWEREEIAPRAIDREVSCSLHMTHMGCSSLPEALIRQSLRSGLSDGWGGSMAGTEFSDVLFGTPKPIDTEANLGVMEKDNVNIVVHGHDPSLSEMICEYADDPEMIAYAKSKGAKGITVSGVCCTSNEVAMRRGIPMAGNFLQQENVVLTGACEAIVVDVQCIFPALGPLSKCFHTKFVTTSPIAQMPDSEFIRFNAETAGENAKAIVKMAIDNFENRKPELVHIPDIKQKATVGYSVEAIVKVLDGVTNSQVDETGTTKPLIECITSGVIRGAVAMVGCNNPKIRPDTAHIELMKKLIANDVIIIASGCSAQAAAKAGLMDKRAKDLCGAGLKRVCELADIPPVLHMGSCVDISRMLVLAATLAKDSGLNISQLPVVGCAPEWMSEKAVSIGNYVVATGLDTFLGVDPYVSGSDKVAELLTSGIRDWVEAAYTVEKDIDKLGDAMIARIEEKREAIGI from the coding sequence ATGAGTGAATTCAAACTGACGACAGTCGAAGAGATGGAAGCGGCTACCGAACGACTGCTGGAGACAGGCGCCAAGGTAGGAGCGGATGCATGGCAGTTCAGGGTTAAGAATCAGACCCCGCACTGTAAGTTCGGCGAGCAGGGTATCTGCTGCCGGATCTGTTCGATGGGACCGTGCCGGATTACCCCAAAAGCACCGAGAGGAATCTGTGGATGCGATGCACACGGCATCGTAGCAAGAAATTATCTGAAGTTTACCGCCGGCGGTTCAGCAACACATTCAGATCATGGCCGTGAAATCTGCCATACTCTGTACTGCACAAGCCCGGATGGAAACTACAAGGTAAAAGATCCTGACAAACTGATCCGTATTGCTAAAGAATGGGGCGTTGAGACAGAAGGGAAAGACATCTACGATCTGGCTCATGAGATGGCTGTACTGGGACTGGAGGAATACGGCAAGGTATTCGGAACCCAGAGATTTTTAAAGAGAGCCCCTGAGCACACTCAGGAAATCTGGGAGAGAGAAGAGATCGCTCCCCGCGCGATCGACCGTGAGGTGTCCTGTTCTCTGCACATGACCCATATGGGATGTTCTTCCCTGCCGGAAGCGCTGATCAGACAGTCCCTTCGTTCCGGACTTTCTGATGGATGGGGCGGTTCCATGGCTGGTACGGAATTCTCCGATGTCCTGTTCGGAACTCCGAAACCGATAGACACGGAAGCCAACCTGGGCGTTATGGAAAAAGATAATGTAAACATCGTTGTTCATGGGCACGATCCGTCACTTTCTGAGATGATCTGCGAATATGCGGATGATCCGGAAATGATCGCATATGCCAAGAGCAAGGGAGCAAAAGGAATCACTGTATCCGGCGTCTGCTGTACATCCAACGAAGTGGCAATGCGCCGCGGTATTCCGATGGCAGGTAACTTCCTGCAGCAGGAAAACGTTGTGCTGACAGGTGCCTGTGAGGCGATTGTCGTAGACGTGCAGTGTATTTTCCCGGCACTTGGCCCCCTGAGCAAATGCTTCCATACAAAGTTTGTCACGACTTCTCCGATCGCACAGATGCCAGATTCTGAATTTATTCGTTTTAACGCTGAAACTGCAGGTGAGAACGCGAAAGCAATCGTTAAGATGGCAATTGATAACTTTGAAAATAGAAAACCGGAGCTCGTACATATCCCGGATATAAAGCAGAAAGCCACCGTTGGTTATTCTGTAGAAGCAATTGTCAAGGTCCTGGATGGAGTTACCAACTCTCAGGTTGACGAAACCGGTACCACGAAACCGCTGATCGAGTGTATTACATCCGGCGTCATCCGCGGCGCAGTAGCTATGGTAGGATGCAACAATCCGAAGATCAGGCCGGACACCGCTCATATCGAGCTGATGAAGAAGCTGATCGCTAATGATGTAATCATCATTGCGTCCGGGTGTTCTGCTCAGGCAGCGGCAAAGGCCGGTCTCATGGATAAGAGGGCGAAAGATCTCTGCGGCGCAGGCCTGAAGAGAGTCTGCGAGCTGGCAGACATCCCGCCTGTACTGCACATGGGTTCCTGCGTTGATATCAGCCGTATGCTGGTGCTGGCAGCAACACTGGCTAAGGATTCCGGACTGAACATTTCCCAGCTTCCGGTAGTGGGCTGTGCTCCTGAATGGATGTCTGAGAAAGCAGTATCCATCGGTAACTACGTAGTGGCTACCGGCCTTGATACCTTCCTCGGAGTAGATCCGTATGTATCCGGTTCCGATAAGGTTGCTGAGCTGCTGACAAGCGGAATCAGAGACTGGGTAGAAGCGGCCTATACCGTAGAAAAGGATATCGATAAGCTGGGCGATGCCATGATTGCCAGAATTGAAGAGAAGAGAGAAGCTATTGGAATCTGA
- a CDS encoding ATP-binding protein, which yields MKIAITGKGGVGKTTFAATLARLYAEEGKHVLAADVDPDANLGLALGFSEEELEEIVPITKMRKLVEERTGASADNQFYKINPKVDDIPDAYSRVCNGVKLLVLGTVDTAGSGCVCPEHVMLKRIINHLVMRSDDVVILDMEAGLEHLGRGTTEGMDQFVVVIEPGARSIQTYKNVKRLAAGLGVKQVRVVANKVRNEEDEEFIRTRIPAEDLLGFIHYNTEVIDADRQGKSPYDFSETAVNEIKKIKEKIENSDI from the coding sequence ATGAAAATTGCGATTACTGGAAAAGGCGGAGTGGGCAAAACCACTTTCGCCGCAACCCTTGCGAGGCTGTATGCGGAAGAGGGCAAGCATGTGCTGGCGGCGGACGTGGATCCGGATGCGAATCTGGGACTGGCTCTGGGTTTTTCAGAAGAAGAGCTGGAAGAAATCGTACCGATTACGAAGATGCGCAAGCTTGTGGAAGAACGAACGGGCGCCAGTGCTGATAACCAGTTTTATAAAATCAATCCCAAGGTGGATGACATTCCGGATGCTTATTCCAGAGTCTGTAACGGAGTGAAGCTCCTGGTTCTGGGGACAGTGGATACAGCGGGAAGCGGCTGTGTCTGCCCGGAGCATGTGATGCTGAAAAGGATTATCAACCATCTGGTTATGCGAAGCGATGACGTTGTGATTCTGGATATGGAGGCCGGGCTGGAGCACCTGGGTCGGGGAACTACAGAGGGAATGGACCAATTTGTAGTTGTCATCGAACCGGGAGCCAGAAGCATTCAGACCTATAAGAATGTGAAACGGCTGGCTGCAGGCCTGGGCGTTAAGCAAGTCCGGGTTGTCGCCAACAAGGTCAGGAATGAGGAGGATGAAGAATTTATCCGTACCCGCATCCCGGCGGAAGATTTACTAGGATTCATTCATTATAATACAGAAGTAATTGACGCGGACCGCCAGGGAAAATCACCCTATGATTTCAGCGAAACTGCAGTGAACGAAATCAAGAAGATTAAAGAAAAAATCGAGAATTCAGATATCTGA
- the acsB gene encoding acetyl-CoA decarbonylase/synthase complex subunit alpha/beta, giving the protein MTLFDVVFSGNDTVYGLTEGAINDAIAKHGADKAVSFPNTAYSLPCYYGVTGTKVATLGELKEALGVVKTLMTREKRLNDAFMSGVATALCAEFIEALKYVDGAEPYEAPCYGHLGDAVIRELGVPLVTGDIPGVAVILGAAPTAQEGVDLVKSYQAQGILVTLVGGIIDQCEELGYKTGANVRVIPLGKDVTSVIHVVSVAVRAALIFGNIQPGDAAGLMKYTFERVPAFVNAFAPLDPVIVACGAGAIALGFPVITNEETFRVPKSLIVQKDVSKFNATSLEARDIKIKITNIDIPVAFASAFEGEIIRKGDMQVEFDGSRVDCVELVTMKEMSEVEDHKIELIGPDLDEFEVGSKHSIAYVVEVAGKSMQADFEPVFERKFHSYLNCIEGVMHTGQRDMIRIRVSKDAYDAGFRAKHIGEVLYAQIKNEFEAVVDRCQVKIYTNPEDCTKVRHEIAIPIFDKRDERLASMTDEAVPVYYSCIMCQAFSPSHVCVVTPERLGLCGAVSWFDAKATHELQPNGPCQVVTKERVIDERIGEYEDVNEIVKKLSQGALEDVSLYSIMEKPMTSCGCFECICGIEPFSNGVCIANREYAGQTPLGMTFPELASMTGGGVQTPGFMGHGKHFIASKKFMKAEGGVGRIVWMPKDLKEQVRDNLNKTAKELYGIDDFVDMIGDETIATDPEELVAFLTEKGHPALGMDPMM; this is encoded by the coding sequence GTGACATTATTTGACGTAGTATTTAGTGGAAATGATACCGTATACGGTCTGACCGAGGGAGCCATCAACGACGCCATCGCAAAACACGGCGCTGACAAGGCAGTTTCCTTCCCGAACACCGCGTACAGCCTGCCCTGCTACTATGGCGTGACAGGTACTAAGGTCGCAACCCTGGGGGAACTCAAAGAGGCTCTGGGCGTTGTAAAGACACTGATGACGAGAGAGAAACGCCTGAATGACGCGTTCATGTCCGGCGTGGCAACCGCACTCTGTGCAGAATTTATTGAGGCACTGAAATATGTTGATGGTGCAGAACCTTATGAGGCTCCCTGCTATGGGCATCTGGGTGACGCTGTAATCCGTGAGCTGGGTGTTCCGCTGGTAACCGGCGACATCCCGGGCGTAGCTGTTATCCTCGGAGCAGCGCCCACCGCACAGGAAGGCGTAGATCTGGTTAAGAGCTATCAGGCACAGGGTATTCTGGTAACGCTGGTTGGCGGAATCATTGACCAGTGCGAAGAGCTGGGCTACAAGACCGGAGCAAACGTACGTGTGATCCCGCTTGGAAAAGACGTGACCAGTGTTATCCACGTAGTATCTGTTGCAGTCAGAGCAGCTCTGATCTTCGGCAATATTCAGCCGGGCGACGCGGCTGGACTGATGAAGTACACCTTCGAGCGTGTTCCCGCATTTGTAAATGCGTTCGCTCCTCTGGATCCGGTAATCGTAGCTTGCGGAGCAGGTGCTATCGCTCTGGGATTCCCGGTTATCACCAACGAAGAGACTTTCCGCGTACCGAAGAGCCTGATTGTTCAGAAAGATGTATCCAAATTTAACGCAACCTCTCTGGAGGCCCGCGATATCAAGATTAAGATCACCAACATTGACATCCCGGTTGCTTTTGCGTCTGCTTTTGAAGGTGAGATCATCCGTAAGGGCGATATGCAGGTAGAGTTTGATGGTTCCCGTGTGGACTGCGTCGAGCTGGTTACGATGAAAGAAATGTCTGAAGTGGAAGATCACAAGATCGAGCTGATCGGTCCTGACCTGGATGAATTTGAAGTGGGAAGCAAGCACAGCATTGCTTACGTGGTAGAGGTAGCGGGCAAGAGCATGCAGGCTGACTTTGAGCCGGTATTCGAGCGTAAGTTCCACAGCTATCTGAACTGCATCGAAGGCGTGATGCATACCGGACAGCGTGATATGATCCGTATTCGTGTGAGCAAAGATGCATATGATGCAGGCTTCCGTGCAAAACATATCGGAGAAGTACTGTACGCACAGATTAAGAATGAGTTTGAAGCAGTTGTTGACAGATGTCAGGTTAAGATTTACACCAATCCGGAAGACTGCACCAAGGTACGTCATGAGATCGCAATCCCGATCTTTGACAAACGTGACGAGCGTCTGGCTTCCATGACAGACGAAGCTGTTCCGGTATATTATAGCTGTATCATGTGCCAGGCATTCTCTCCGAGCCACGTATGCGTGGTTACGCCGGAGCGTCTGGGACTGTGCGGAGCTGTTTCATGGTTTGATGCAAAGGCTACCCACGAGCTGCAGCCCAACGGACCGTGCCAGGTTGTGACCAAAGAGCGCGTGATCGACGAAAGAATCGGCGAGTACGAGGATGTCAATGAGATCGTTAAGAAGCTGTCCCAGGGTGCTCTGGAAGACGTATCCCTGTACTCCATCATGGAGAAGCCGATGACCTCCTGCGGATGCTTCGAGTGTATCTGCGGTATCGAACCGTTCTCCAATGGCGTATGTATTGCTAACCGTGAGTACGCAGGACAGACTCCTCTGGGAATGACCTTCCCTGAGCTGGCTTCCATGACAGGCGGCGGTGTGCAGACTCCTGGATTCATGGGACACGGCAAGCATTTCATCGCTTCCAAGAAGTTCATGAAGGCGGAAGGCGGCGTGGGCCGTATTGTATGGATGCCGAAGGATCTGAAAGAGCAGGTGAGAGATAACCTGAACAAGACAGCGAAAGAGCTGTACGGAATCGATGATTTCGTGGATATGATCGGTGATGAAACCATCGCAACAGATCCGGAAGAGCTGGTGGCATTCCTGACAGAGAAGGGCCACCCGGCACTGGGTATGGACCCGATGATGTAA
- the acsD gene encoding acetyl-CoA decarbonylase/synthase complex subunit delta, which translates to MPFNRKPQKFNASIKEVEIGCGDKAVKIGGANVFPFYSFDGTVGNAPKVGVEISDMGLEHEPEGVKAYYAGATTMAEIAKKAAEMPGADFVVLRLEGGDPNGANKSVEELVAVAKEVADAVDAPLVVEGCKNVEKDGELLPKVAEALQGKNVLLMSAKEENYKAIGAAAGLAYNQKVGAESAVDINLAKQLNVVMTQLGVSADSVVMNVGTATVGYGYDYVISTMDRVRAAALSQDDKMLQMPIITPVASETWAVKESTASEEDAPGWGPVEERGVSMEVQTAAADLVSGSDAVILKHPQSVATISKMIKELM; encoded by the coding sequence ATGCCGTTTAATCGTAAACCACAGAAGTTTAACGCGTCCATCAAAGAAGTTGAAATCGGATGCGGTGACAAGGCAGTCAAAATCGGAGGGGCTAATGTATTTCCGTTCTATTCCTTTGACGGTACCGTTGGCAATGCACCCAAGGTCGGCGTGGAAATTTCCGATATGGGTTTGGAGCATGAGCCGGAAGGAGTAAAGGCTTATTATGCAGGTGCAACCACCATGGCAGAGATCGCTAAGAAGGCGGCTGAAATGCCAGGTGCCGATTTTGTCGTACTGCGTTTGGAAGGCGGAGATCCGAACGGGGCTAACAAATCAGTTGAAGAATTAGTAGCTGTTGCGAAAGAAGTAGCAGATGCAGTTGATGCCCCGCTTGTAGTTGAAGGCTGCAAGAATGTAGAAAAAGATGGAGAGCTGCTTCCGAAGGTAGCAGAGGCGCTTCAGGGAAAGAATGTTCTGTTAATGTCTGCAAAAGAAGAAAATTACAAGGCGATCGGTGCAGCAGCAGGTCTTGCGTACAACCAGAAGGTTGGTGCAGAGTCTGCCGTTGATATTAACCTTGCGAAACAGCTGAACGTAGTTATGACTCAGCTGGGCGTGTCTGCTGACAGCGTTGTGATGAACGTAGGTACTGCGACTGTTGGTTATGGTTACGATTATGTAATCTCTACCATGGACCGTGTGAGAGCGGCAGCTTTGTCTCAGGATGACAAGATGCTGCAGATGCCGATCATTACTCCTGTTGCATCTGAAACATGGGCTGTTAAAGAGTCTACTGCTTCAGAAGAGGATGCTCCGGGATGGGGACCCGTTGAAGAAAGAGGTGTCTCCATGGAAGTTCAGACCGCAGCAGCAGATCTGGTATCCGGATCTGATGCCGTTATTTTGAAACATCCTCAGTCCGTTGCAACAATTTCTAAAATGATTAAAGAATTAATGTAA
- the acsC gene encoding acetyl-CoA decarbonylase/synthase complex subunit gamma — MALTGIQIFKMTPKKNCKECGSPTCMAFSMKVAQGAVDISACPYMSEDALAQLSEATAPPMKTIKIGTGDNEYSLGGETVLYRHEKTFVSKTRYAAAVCSCMDDATVDAKLAAVSAVDYERIGERMFTELVYVNFAKDTDASKYVEIVKKAAATGRTLVLGCKCPETAKAALEVCKDGKPVLNGADASNYEEMSKIAAEAGVVLGVSGASLDELYDTVAALEKLGNKNLVLDVTMGTVKDTFEAAVAVRRAAIKDGDRTFGYPSIVNLVPLADGDKAMEEALAAAFTMKYGSIVVVSEMDYAMALPLYGLRQNLFTDPQKPMKVAPGIYPLNGADENSICLTTVDFALTYFLVSGELERSGVPCNLLISDAGGLSVLTAWAAGKLSSTSVAKFIAEQVEDKIKSRKLIIPGKVAVLKGDIEAKLPGWEVIVAPLEAVQLVKFLKDMQANGQL; from the coding sequence ATGGCATTAACAGGTATTCAGATTTTTAAAATGACACCTAAGAAAAACTGTAAGGAATGCGGAAGCCCTACATGTATGGCATTTTCTATGAAAGTTGCCCAGGGCGCGGTAGATATTTCCGCCTGCCCGTATATGTCCGAGGACGCTCTGGCTCAGCTGTCTGAGGCCACTGCACCGCCGATGAAGACGATCAAGATCGGAACCGGCGACAATGAGTACAGCCTTGGCGGAGAGACCGTCCTGTACAGACATGAAAAAACTTTTGTCAGCAAGACCAGATATGCAGCAGCGGTATGCAGCTGCATGGATGATGCAACAGTTGACGCGAAGCTGGCTGCTGTTTCAGCCGTAGATTATGAGCGTATCGGAGAGCGTATGTTTACAGAGCTTGTATATGTGAACTTCGCAAAAGACACCGATGCTTCCAAATATGTGGAAATCGTTAAGAAAGCAGCTGCAACCGGAAGAACTCTGGTCCTGGGATGTAAATGCCCGGAAACTGCAAAAGCAGCTCTGGAAGTATGCAAAGACGGAAAACCGGTCCTGAACGGAGCGGATGCTTCCAACTATGAAGAGATGAGTAAGATCGCTGCAGAGGCGGGTGTTGTGCTGGGTGTTTCCGGCGCCAGCCTGGACGAGCTGTACGATACTGTAGCGGCTTTGGAGAAACTGGGCAACAAGAACCTGGTTCTGGATGTGACCATGGGAACCGTGAAGGATACCTTTGAAGCGGCAGTAGCCGTGCGCCGTGCTGCGATCAAAGACGGAGACAGAACCTTTGGATATCCGTCAATTGTTAACCTGGTGCCTCTGGCTGATGGTGACAAGGCTATGGAAGAAGCTCTTGCAGCTGCCTTCACAATGAAATATGGTTCAATTGTTGTGGTAAGCGAGATGGATTATGCGATGGCTCTGCCGCTGTATGGACTGAGACAGAACCTGTTTACCGACCCGCAGAAGCCGATGAAGGTTGCGCCTGGCATCTATCCGCTGAACGGAGCAGATGAGAACTCTATCTGCCTGACTACGGTAGACTTCGCGCTGACATACTTCCTGGTGTCCGGCGAGCTGGAACGTTCCGGTGTTCCCTGTAACCTGCTGATCTCCGACGCAGGCGGACTTTCTGTCCTGACCGCATGGGCTGCCGGCAAACTGTCCTCTACTTCTGTAGCGAAATTCATCGCAGAGCAGGTAGAAGACAAGATCAAATCCAGAAAGCTGATCATACCTGGTAAGGTGGCTGTTCTCAAAGGCGATATTGAGGCGAAGCTTCCGGGCTGGGAAGTAATCGTAGCTCCGCTGGAAGCGGTACAGCTTGTAAAATTCCTGAAAGATATGCAGGCTAACGGCCAGTTATAA